The following are from one region of the Pecten maximus unplaced genomic scaffold, xPecMax1.1, whole genome shotgun sequence genome:
- the LOC117318243 gene encoding uncharacterized protein F54H12.2-like, which translates to MQDEGLPSELMLFSLPPTQAAVEKLYYVDCRPISQISGSGPVEFHISGQSSDYIALDRSVLYVKARIVKQDGTPLSAKEQTGYVNLPLQTLWGQVEVSLQGKLLSLNSGNYAYKAYIQTLLNYGISSKRGQLTSQLYYQDTPGSMDETDPDGANSGLFERNEFSKNSATVDMLGRLCEDVCHLNRYILNGVDLDIKLYRNRTPFVLMSGVQNPDYRIELQDVMFRLCRVQVNAGVLVRHNKALEVSPAKYPFTSSNVKVATIPAN; encoded by the coding sequence ATGCAGGACGAAGGACTTCCGTCGGAGCTGATGCTTTTCTCCCTTCCACCGACGCAGGCCGCGGTGGAGAAGCTATACTACGTGGACTGCAGACCCATCTCCCAGATCAGCGGTAGCGGTCCTGTCGAGTTTCACATTTCCGGACAGAGCAGCGATTATATAGCACTCGACAGGAGCGTATTGTATGTGAAGGCACGCATCGTCAAACAGGACGGCACGCCCCTCTCCGCCAAGGAACAGACTGGTTACGTCAACCTGCCGCTCCAGACTCTTTGGGGTCAGGTCGAGGTTTCATTGCAAGGGAAGCTACTGTCGCTGAATTCGGGTAATTACGCATATAAGGCGTATATACAAACACTCTTGAACTACGGGATAAGTTCTAAAAGAGGCCAGCTCACCTCTCAACTCTACTACCAGGACACGCCCGGGAGTATGGACGAGACAGATCCGGACGGTGCTAATAGCGGACTATTCGAGCGGAACGAGTTCAGTAAGAACAGCGCTACGGTCGACATGTTGGGCAGACTGTGCGAGGACGTCTGTCATCTCAATCGATACATATTGAACGGAGTCGATCTCGACATTAAACTCTATAGAAATAGGACTCCGTTCGTATTGATGTCGGGGGTCCAGAACCCGGATTACAGGATCGAGCTACAGGATGTCATGTTCCGTCTATGTCGTGTTCAGGTCAACGCAGGCGTGCTCGTCAGGCACAACAAAGCCCTAGAGGTGTCTCCGGCCAAATACCCTTTTACAAGCTCTAATGTCAAGGTCGCCACGATACCCGCAAATTAG
- the LOC117318244 gene encoding uncharacterized protein LOC117318244, translated as MADVDRYLADKYFDWSNPRAFRSPEQLYRLVRREGKHRIGLRRIRHWLQRQEPYSLNRPVRRRFRRQQILTAGLNKEWDCDLMDVSNLSADNRDVRFLLICIDDFSQYLMVAPLKNKTADSVIAGFDKVLGERTMVKVRTDRGAEFCSRKLEAYFRRKGIEHFVTDNEVKAAVAERVIKTIRNGLFRYMNHKQTHQYLDVLPEIVKSYNQTPHSALHGMAPADVTEENEAEVMLKLYYPQTKKRKTTRVKKEVKKPKLRSVFKFKVGDAVRISHLRQAFTRTFHETFTGEIFTIAARFYKQNIPIYKLKDYNGREISGTVYESELQRVIDPESLQYRIERVLKKRLRNRKKQLLVKWMGWPSDYNSLIDADAVRDI; from the coding sequence ATGGCCGACGTCGATAGATACCTCGCTGACAAATATTTTGACTGGTCGAATCCCAGGGCATTCCGAAGTCCCGAGCAGTTGTATCGCCTAGTTAGGAGGGAGGGGAAACATCGCATAGGTCTCCGGAGGATAAGACATTGGTTACAGAGACAGGAACCCTACAGCCTAAACCGACCTGTACGTCGGCGCTTCCGTCGCCAGCAAATACTTACCGCCGGGCTAAACAAGGAGTGGGATTGCGACTTGATGGATGTGTCGAACCTCAGTGCCGACAACAGGGACGTGAGGTTCCTACTGATATGCATCGACGACTTTAGTCAATATCTGATGGTCGCCCCGCTAAAGAACAAAACGGCCGATTCCGTGATAGCGGGATTCGATAAGGTGCTCGGGGAACGGACGATGGTCAAGGTCAGAACAGACCGAGGAGCGGAATTCTGCTCCCGGAAGTTGGAGGCGTACTTCCGCCGTAAGGGGATAGAACACTTCGTCACGGACAATGAGGTTAAAGCAGCGGTAGCGGAAAGGGTGATAAAGACGATAAGAAACGGTCTCTTCCGCTACATGAACCATAAGCAGACCCACCAATACCTGGACGTTCTCCCCGAGATCGTCAAGAGCTACAACCAGACTCCGCATTCCGCGTTGCACGGGATGGCGCCTGCAGACGTCACAGAGGAGAACGAAGCCGAGGTCATGCTGAAACTCTACTATCCCCAGACAAAGAAGAGGAAGACAACACGTGTTaaaaaagaagtaaaaaaaCCAAAACTCCGATCGGTATTTAAGTTCAAGGTTGGCGACGCAGTGAGGATTTCACACCTGAGGCAAGCTTTCACGAGAACATTCCACGAGACCTTTACTGGGGAGATATTTACGATAGCTGCTCGgttttacaaacaaaacattccAATCTATAAACTAAAGGATTACAATGGACGGGAGATTAGCGGGACGGTGTACGAGAGCGAGCTACAGAGAGTTATTGACCCGGAAAGTTTACAATACCGCATAGAACGCGTCCTGAAGAAGAGGTTACGTAACAGGAAGAAACAGTTACTCGTTAAGTGGATGGGTTGGCCGAGCGATTATAATAGCTTGATAGATGCCGATGCGGTGAGAGacatatga
- the LOC117318251 gene encoding uncharacterized protein LOC117318251: MSTVRSCVFGRELFLIDRFDLFIYFQPFPNPKTWRPTTTTTVTTGHDNSTNDTWPDITSSPVPRELFTTTTTTTTSTTDSLLNSRIRVLSIIIAVLVTVVIVLGVLLTLRRGCGKVCRRRRKPSKLKPLPPAETLYGNAFSIDDEEECVGSSSMELQESPRRRHRKEKKN, translated from the exons ATGTCCACTGTCCGGTCCTGTGTATTCGGGCGCGAGCTATTTCTGATAGATAGATTcgatctatttatttatttccagcCCTTTCCTAATCCGAAAACATGGAGACCTACTACAACCACCACCGTCACCACCGGTCACGATAATTCGACCAACGACACATGGCCGGATATAACGTCATCGCCCGTCCCTCGGGAATTGTtcacgacgacgacgacgacaacgacTTCTACAACCGACTCTCTGCTAAACTCCAGGATCAGAG tcttAAGCATCATTATTGCGGTTCTGGTGACGGTGGTGATTGTTCTCGGGGTACTGCTCACCCTTCGCCGCGGATGCGGCAAAGTCTGCAGGAGAAGAAGGAAGCCATCAAAACTTAAACCTCTGCCTCCTGCTGAAACCCTATACGGGAACGCCTTTTCGATAGACGACGAGGAAGAGTGTGTTGGTTCAAGTTCAATGGAACTGCAGGAATCTCCCCGAAGACGCCACcgcaaagaaaagaaaaattga
- the LOC117318252 gene encoding uncharacterized protein LOC117318252, whose product MRNGSNYRSATRQMTAMALIATLFLLVGGTFADPFPQKCTPKGDILACPGNVFVAASSDILEVTWITFERLTFFNLTRDQAPNVTFIGVSRTNLNCSVFEGFPIVFLNSIPCEFNLTTTAETTSTVTSGTRKVTQTTVKTTSTVVTRRTFKTRTVHTVYLIFTIVT is encoded by the exons ATGCGCAACGGGTCAAACTACAGGTCAGCTACAAGGCAGATGACAGCGATGGCGTTGATAGCAACACTTTTTCTACTCGTCGGTGGGACGTTCGCAGATCCATTTCCACAGAAATGTACACCAAAAGGAGACATCCTTGCATGTCCGGGGAATGTCTTTGTAGCTGCCTCCTCGGACATCCTCGAAGTGACATGGATAACCTTCGAAAGACTGACGTTTTTCAATTTGACCCGTGACCAGGCTCCAAACGTCACCTTCATAGGAGTGTCGAGAACAAACCTAAACTGTTCGGTGTTCGAAGGGTTCCCGATTGTTTTCCTAAACAGCATCCCATGCGAA TTCAATTTAACGACGACGGCGGAAACTACATCGACTGTAACAAGTGGAACAAGAAAG gTTACCCAGACCACTGTGAAAACGACCTCTACCGTTGTGACAAGGAGGACATTTAAAACGAGAACGGTACATACCGTTTATCTGATCTTTACAATCGTTACATAA